One window of the Colletotrichum destructivum chromosome 4, complete sequence genome contains the following:
- a CDS encoding Putative zn(2)Cys(6) fungal-type DNA-binding domain-containing protein gives MPKGSRQYHGKTKNGCRQCKKRRVKCDCVGPICANCRRRQEYCSYLGLLADTLNRENEGDKPNDTMSMVRRAATVAAHASSRDSLSASLPAEKLRADEAELKHHFLNQAWFTFSLKGDPRKCDVWSRWVPQLATRNVFIHQSMLSIAALHLCYLEPPDAKRYYSMACQHAIQASNYFRLAVPQVTEENWLATFVFSMCNGIFGYYRPFADEKIMGQPVAFEPAKALVVMRVAARFSDTVTPHVFKSPIRDRLAQVDVKEWIDSNDTLLRPSLMKIAKFKEFVSLGPESTGIRAEDAKVYLGALGALKSWITSLPGRPRIWKHFILWPSLVSEEYLSLLRLKEPVSLMLFVLWIEVMFLAPRRWYLMHWYDRGHGSALQELAQQTRTPAHHFWETLTDDSQSDTNTEESEASDGDPSTPSDVRSDDGCRRGAVLLLSTGEEFGGDKTCNGVNFFGSQGMAQKAR, from the exons ATGCCGAAGGGCTCAAGACAATATCACGGGAAGACGAAGAACGGGTGCCGGCAGTGCAAAAAGCGCCGTGTCAAG TGCGATTGCGTTGGTCCCATCTGCGCCAactgtcgtcgccgacaagaaTACTGCAGTTATCTCGGTCTACTCGCCGACACTCTCAACCGCGAGAATGAAGGGGACAAGCCCAACGATACCATGAGCATGGTCCGCCGCGCGGCCACAGTCGCTGCACATGCGTCTTCTCGTGACTCGCTCAGCGCTTCGTTGCCTGCCGAGAAGCTCCgcgcggacgaggccgaacTCAAACACCATTTTTTGAACCAGGCCTGGTTTACCTTCTCATTGAAAGGCGACCCCCGTAAGTGTGATGTCTGGTCGAGATGGGTGCCTCAGTTAGCCACGCGCAACGTCTTCATCCACCAGAGCATGCTTTCCATTGCGGCCCTCCACCTCTGCTACCTTGAGCCGCCCGATGCAAAGAGGTACTATTCCATGGCCTGCCAGCACGCCATTCAGGCGAGCAACTACTTCAGGCTCGCCGTCCCGCAGGTGACGGAAGAGAACTGGCTCGCGACGTTTGTCTTCTCCATGTGCAACGGCATTTTCGGATACTATCGCCCTTTCGCCGACGAAAAGATCATGGGGCAACCTGTCGCTTTTGAGCCGGCCAAAGCCCTTGTCGTGATGCGGGTAGCGGCCAGGTTCTCTGACACGGTCACGCCGCACGTCTTCAAGAGCCCGATCCGCGATCGACTCGCCCAGGTGGACGTGAAAGAGTGGATCGACAGCAACGACACGTTACTGCGGCCGTCACTGATGAAAATCGCCAAGTTCAAGGAGTTTGTATCCTTGGGGCCCGAATCGACCGGCATACGAGCAGAGGATGCCAAAGTATACCTAGGGGCTCTCGGCGCGCTCAAGTCGTGGATAACGTCGCTTCCTGGCCGCCCAAGGATATGGAAGCATTTCATCCTGTGGCCCTCCTTGGTGTCGGAGGAATACCTCTCCCTGCTGCGGCTGAAGGAGCCAGTGTCGCTCATGCTTTTTGTCCTCTGGATCGAGGTCATGTTTCTGGCACCACGGAGATGGTATCTGATGCACTGGTATGACCGCGGCCACGGAAGTGCCCTGCAGGAGCTCGCCCAACAGACCCGTACGCCAGCCCATCATTTCTGGGAGACGTTGACGGACGACAGCCAATCCGATACCAACACGGAGGAGTCGGAGGCTAGCGACGGGGATCCATCGACTCCGTCAGACGTCCGGAGCGACGATGGATGTCGCCGAGGCGCCGTTTTGCTCTTGTCCACGGGGGAAGAGTTTGGAGGCGACAAAACTTGCAACGGAGTCAACTTCTTTGGGTCGCAAGGGATGGCCCAGAAGGCGAGATGA